From one Pseudomonas sp. B21-048 genomic stretch:
- the rpsP gene encoding 30S ribosomal protein S16: MLTIRLALGGSKKRPFYHLTVTDSRNPRDGSHKEQVGFFNPVARGQEVRLSVNQERVAYWLSVGAQPSERVAQLLKDAAKAAA; encoded by the coding sequence ATGCTAACAATCCGTCTTGCCCTTGGCGGCTCCAAAAAGCGCCCGTTTTACCACTTGACCGTAACCGACAGCCGCAACCCGCGCGACGGTTCGCACAAGGAACAGGTTGGTTTCTTCAACCCTGTTGCTCGTGGTCAGGAAGTTCGTCTGTCCGTGAACCAAGAGCGCGTAGCCTACTGGCTGAGCGTTGGTGCACAACCTTCTGAGCGTGTTGCTCAGTTGTTGAAGGACGCGGCTAAGGCTGCGGCCTGA
- the ffh gene encoding signal recognition particle protein: MFENLTDRLSQTLRHVTGKAKLTEDNIKDTLREVRMALLEADVALPVVKDFVNSVKERAVGTEVSRSLTPGQAFVKIVQAELESLMGAANEDLNLSAVPPAVVLMAGLQGAGKTTTAGKLARFLKERKKKSVMVVSADVYRPAAIKQLETLANDIGVTFFPSDLSQKPVDIAQAAIKEAKLKFIDVVIVDTAGRLHIDEEMMGEIKALHAAINPVETLFVVDAMTGQDAANTAKAFGDALPLTGVILTKVDGDARGGAALSVRAITGKPIKFIGMGEKSEALEPFHPERIASRILGMGDVLSLIEQAEATLDKDKADKLAKKLKKGKGFDLEDFRDQLQQMKNMGGLGGLMDKLPNIGGVNLAQMGSAQGAAEKQFKQMEAIINSMTPAERRDPELISGSRKRRIAMGSGTQVQDIGRLIKQHKQMQKMMKKFSAKGGMAKMMRGMGGMLPGGGMPKM, encoded by the coding sequence ATGTTTGAAAACTTAACCGACCGTCTCTCGCAGACGCTGCGCCATGTCACCGGCAAGGCCAAGCTGACCGAAGACAACATCAAAGACACCCTGCGCGAAGTGCGCATGGCGTTGCTCGAAGCCGACGTCGCCTTGCCGGTGGTCAAAGACTTCGTCAACTCGGTCAAGGAACGCGCTGTTGGCACCGAGGTGTCGCGCAGCCTGACGCCGGGCCAGGCCTTCGTGAAAATCGTCCAGGCCGAACTCGAAAGCCTGATGGGCGCGGCCAACGAAGACTTGAACCTGAGCGCCGTTCCTCCTGCTGTCGTATTGATGGCCGGTTTGCAGGGTGCGGGTAAAACCACCACCGCCGGCAAGCTCGCGCGCTTCCTTAAAGAGCGCAAGAAGAAGTCGGTCATGGTCGTGTCCGCGGACGTTTACCGTCCAGCGGCGATCAAGCAGCTGGAAACCCTGGCCAACGACATCGGCGTGACGTTCTTCCCGTCCGACCTGAGCCAGAAGCCGGTCGACATCGCGCAAGCCGCTATTAAAGAAGCCAAACTGAAATTCATCGACGTGGTCATCGTCGATACCGCCGGTCGTCTGCACATCGACGAAGAGATGATGGGCGAGATCAAGGCGCTGCACGCCGCGATCAACCCGGTCGAAACCCTGTTCGTGGTTGATGCCATGACCGGCCAGGACGCCGCCAATACGGCCAAGGCGTTCGGCGATGCACTGCCGCTGACCGGTGTGATTTTGACCAAGGTCGACGGCGATGCCCGTGGCGGTGCCGCGCTGTCGGTACGTGCCATCACCGGCAAACCGATCAAGTTCATCGGTATGGGCGAGAAGAGCGAAGCGCTCGAACCGTTCCACCCTGAGCGTATTGCTTCGCGCATCCTCGGCATGGGCGATGTGCTCAGCCTGATCGAGCAGGCCGAAGCGACGCTCGACAAGGACAAAGCCGACAAGCTTGCTAAAAAGTTGAAGAAGGGCAAGGGCTTCGATCTCGAAGACTTCCGCGATCAGCTGCAACAGATGAAGAACATGGGCGGCCTCGGCGGCCTCATGGACAAACTGCCTAACATCGGCGGCGTGAACCTGGCGCAAATGGGCAGCGCCCAGGGTGCGGCAGAGAAGCAGTTCAAGCAGATGGAAGCCATCATCAACTCCATGACCCCGGCCGAGCGCCGCGACCCTGAGCTGATCAGTGGTTCGCGCAAGCGTCGGATCGCCATGGGTTCCGGCACTCAGGTGCAGGACATCGGTCGCTTGATCAAGCAGCACAAGCAGATGCAGAAGATGATGAAGAAATTCTCCGCGAAAGGCGGAATGGCCAAAATGATGCGCGGCATGGGCGGTATGTTGCCCGGCGGCGGCATGCCGAAAATGTAA
- a CDS encoding inner membrane protein YpjD, with amino-acid sequence MLPLSPSLLTTLAAACLYAAATLYQGTRLATGAKANKRLLVTLGVLALLAHSASLISYLLTPIGLALDFFSAASLIAAAVIALTLLACSRIPVENLLLLLFPLGAATVLLAQFAPAGTVQIIDEEPGILAHILLSILAYGMFTIAVFQALLLLVQDHQLKHKHPSGLIKNFPPLQTMESLLFGFLWAGWSLLSLSLISGWLFVENLFAQHLVHKTLLACLAWIVFSVLLWGRNRLGWRGHKAIRWTLAGFCLLMLAYFGSKLVREYILHI; translated from the coding sequence ATGCTCCCCTTGTCACCCAGTTTGCTTACCACCCTCGCCGCCGCCTGCTTATATGCCGCTGCGACCCTCTATCAGGGCACTCGTCTGGCCACCGGCGCCAAGGCGAACAAGCGCCTGCTGGTCACGCTCGGCGTGCTGGCCTTGCTGGCCCATAGCGCCAGCCTGATTAGCTATCTGCTGACACCGATCGGCCTGGCCCTGGACTTTTTCAGCGCCGCCAGCCTGATCGCCGCGGCGGTCATTGCCCTGACCCTGCTGGCCTGCTCGCGGATTCCGGTGGAAAACCTGCTGCTATTACTGTTCCCGCTGGGCGCCGCCACCGTGCTGCTGGCACAGTTCGCCCCCGCCGGCACGGTGCAGATCATTGATGAAGAGCCGGGCATTCTCGCCCACATCCTCTTGTCGATCCTCGCTTACGGCATGTTTACCATCGCGGTGTTCCAGGCGTTGTTGCTGCTGGTTCAGGACCATCAGCTCAAGCACAAGCATCCGTCCGGGCTGATCAAGAACTTCCCGCCGCTGCAAACCATGGAGAGCCTGCTGTTTGGCTTTCTCTGGGCCGGCTGGAGCCTGCTGTCGTTGTCGTTGATCTCCGGCTGGCTGTTCGTCGAGAACCTGTTCGCCCAGCACCTGGTGCATAAAACCCTGCTGGCGTGCCTGGCCTGGATCGTATTCAGCGTGCTGCTTTGGGGGCGCAACCGCCTCGGCTGGCGCGGACACAAAGCCATCCGCTGGACCCTTGCCGGTTTCTGCCTGCTGATGCTGGCGTATTTCGGCAGTAAGCTGGTCCGCGAATACATTCTGCATATCTGA
- a CDS encoding transporter associated domain-containing protein, which yields MDDLPIGPMLAVLALLILWSGLFTAIEVAHQHLLAQRTASRSSDKPVVKLSFPLSSLILCNTLCRALVVVISTLLAIFTWAQNGPWIACLGASAVLLVFADYLPRTLAVRYPDAVLTLGNTLLGIPLKIVYPAAWLLNAISQLLMRPFARKINVVQQSEDEAPANRHDDHEHAACRPHSLSGIHALDNITVNDILVPRSEVAGINLDDPLEEIIEQLRHNRRTRLPVFHSDINQVEAVLNTRQIRHLLPDSSLTLEALLAASHEPYFVPESTPLQLQLLNFHKQQRRLGMVVDEYGEVLGIVTLEDILEEIVGEFESQHSLDNPHIHPLADGRLVIEGAASIRELNKSLGWHLPSDGPKTLNGLVTEALETIPDSAVCLKIGRYRLEILETEDNRVTRVLIWHTSSAPALSKI from the coding sequence ATGGACGACTTGCCCATAGGGCCGATGCTCGCGGTGCTGGCCCTGCTGATTTTATGGTCAGGGCTGTTTACCGCCATCGAAGTTGCGCATCAGCACTTGCTGGCCCAGCGAACAGCCTCGCGCTCGAGCGACAAACCCGTGGTCAAACTGAGTTTCCCACTCAGCAGCCTGATCCTCTGCAACACCCTGTGCCGCGCACTGGTGGTGGTCATCAGCACCTTGCTGGCGATTTTCACCTGGGCACAAAACGGTCCATGGATTGCCTGCCTCGGTGCCAGCGCGGTGCTGCTGGTGTTCGCCGACTATCTGCCGCGCACCCTTGCCGTGCGCTATCCGGATGCCGTCCTGACCCTGGGTAATACACTGCTCGGCATACCCTTGAAGATTGTCTACCCGGCTGCCTGGCTCCTCAATGCCATCAGCCAACTGCTGATGCGACCATTCGCCCGCAAAATCAATGTGGTGCAGCAAAGCGAAGACGAGGCACCGGCAAATCGGCACGACGATCACGAACACGCGGCTTGCCGCCCGCATTCGCTGTCAGGTATCCACGCGCTGGATAACATCACGGTCAACGATATTCTGGTGCCGCGCAGTGAGGTCGCTGGAATCAACCTGGACGACCCCCTCGAAGAAATCATCGAGCAACTGCGCCACAACAGGCGCACCCGCCTGCCGGTCTTTCACAGCGACATCAACCAGGTCGAAGCGGTGCTCAACACCCGGCAGATCCGTCATTTGCTGCCGGATTCAAGCCTGACCCTGGAAGCGCTGCTGGCAGCCAGTCACGAACCGTACTTCGTACCGGAAAGCACGCCGTTGCAACTGCAATTGTTGAACTTCCACAAACAGCAGCGGCGTTTGGGCATGGTGGTCGACGAATACGGCGAAGTGCTGGGCATCGTGACCCTGGAAGACATTCTCGAAGAAATCGTCGGCGAGTTCGAAAGCCAGCACAGCCTGGATAACCCGCACATCCACCCGCTGGCCGATGGGCGTTTGGTCATCGAGGGTGCGGCGTCGATTCGCGAGCTGAACAAAAGCCTTGGCTGGCACCTGCCCAGCGATGGCCCGAAAACCCTCAACGGGTTAGTGACCGAGGCGCTGGAAACAATTCCGGACAGCGCGGTGTGCCTGAAGATCGGGCGTTATCGGCTGGAGATTTTGGAGACGGAAGACAATCGCGTCACGCGGGTGCTGATCTGGCATACCAGCTCAGCGCCTGCCCTTTCCAAAATCTGA
- a CDS encoding MFS transporter, whose amino-acid sequence MTTSTTYTETTPAQPTNSATRVATASFIGTAIEFYDFYVYATAAALVIGPVFFPQTSGTAQMLSAFLTFGIAFLARPLGSALFGHFGDRIGRKSTLVASLLLMGVCTTLIGVLPGYDSIGAWAPILLCVLRFGQGLGLGGEWGGAALLATENAPKGKRAWYGMFPQLGPSIGFLAANGLFLILAMSLNDEQFRSWGWRIPFLLSAALVMVGLYVRLKLHETPVFANAMARQERVKIPLVELFSQYWAPMLLGAGAMVVCYALFYISTVFSLSYGVSTLGYTRETFLALLCFAVLFMAAATPLSAWASDRFGRKPVLIIGGALAILSGFLMEPLLTQGSTWGVALFLCIELFLMGVTFAPMGALLPELFPTHVRYTGASAAYNLGGIVGASAAPFFAQKLVAMGGLSYVGGYVSGAAVLSLIAVLCLKETRHNDLNRVS is encoded by the coding sequence ATGACGACCAGCACGACGTATACCGAAACCACGCCTGCACAACCGACCAACTCCGCCACCCGAGTCGCCACCGCGAGCTTCATCGGCACGGCTATCGAGTTCTACGACTTCTACGTCTATGCCACTGCGGCAGCGCTGGTGATCGGGCCGGTGTTTTTTCCGCAAACCTCCGGCACCGCCCAGATGCTGTCGGCGTTCCTCACCTTCGGTATCGCCTTCCTTGCGCGGCCACTGGGTTCGGCGCTGTTCGGCCACTTCGGTGACCGCATCGGGCGTAAATCGACACTGGTCGCTTCCCTGCTATTGATGGGCGTGTGTACCACGCTGATTGGCGTGCTGCCGGGTTACGACAGCATTGGCGCCTGGGCGCCGATCCTGCTTTGCGTGCTGCGCTTCGGCCAAGGCTTGGGGCTCGGCGGTGAATGGGGCGGCGCCGCATTGCTGGCCACGGAGAACGCGCCCAAAGGCAAGCGCGCCTGGTACGGCATGTTCCCGCAACTCGGTCCATCGATCGGGTTTCTAGCGGCCAACGGCCTGTTTCTGATCCTGGCCATGAGCCTGAACGACGAGCAATTCCGTTCGTGGGGCTGGCGGATTCCGTTCCTGCTCAGTGCCGCTCTGGTAATGGTCGGCCTGTATGTGCGCCTCAAGCTCCACGAAACCCCGGTGTTCGCCAACGCCATGGCTCGCCAGGAACGGGTGAAGATTCCGTTGGTCGAGCTGTTCAGCCAATACTGGGCGCCTATGTTGCTGGGTGCCGGGGCGATGGTGGTGTGTTATGCGCTGTTCTACATCTCGACGGTGTTTTCGCTGAGCTACGGTGTGTCGACGCTCGGCTACACCCGCGAAACCTTCCTCGCCCTGCTGTGTTTCGCCGTGCTGTTCATGGCGGCCGCAACACCGTTGTCAGCTTGGGCGAGTGATCGTTTCGGGCGTAAACCGGTGCTGATCATCGGTGGCGCGTTGGCGATTCTGTCCGGATTCCTGATGGAGCCGCTGCTGACCCAAGGCTCGACCTGGGGCGTGGCGCTGTTCCTGTGCATCGAACTGTTTTTGATGGGCGTGACGTTTGCGCCGATGGGCGCGCTGCTGCCAGAGCTGTTTCCGACCCACGTGCGCTATACCGGCGCATCGGCCGCCTACAACCTGGGCGGTATTGTTGGGGCCTCGGCCGCGCCGTTCTTTGCGCAAAAACTGGTGGCGATGGGCGGTTTGAGTTATGTCGGCGGGTATGTTTCGGGAGCGGCAGTGTTGAGTTTGATCGCGGTGCTGTGCCTGAAGGAGACGCGGCATAACGATTTGAATCGAGTCTCATAA
- the purT gene encoding formate-dependent phosphoribosylglycinamide formyltransferase — MTRIGTPLSPTATRVLLCGCGELGKEVVIELQRLGVEVIAVDRYANAPAMQVAHRSHVINMLDGAALRAVIEAEKPHFIVPEIEAIATVTLVELESEGFTVIPTARAAQLTMNREGIRRLAAEELGLPTSPYYFADTFEDYNKAVEDLGFPCVVKPVMSSSGKGQSLLRSVDDVQKAWDYAQEGGRAGKGRVIIEGFIDFDYEITLLTVRHVGGTTFCAPVGHRQEKGDYQESWQPQAMSPVALAESERVAKAVTEALGGRGLFGVELFIKGDQVWFSEVSPRPHDTGLVTLISQDLSQFALHARAILGLPIPLIRQFGSSASAVILVEGQSTQTAFANLGAALSEPDTALRLFGKPEVNGQRRMGVALARDESIEAARAKATRASQAVVVEL, encoded by the coding sequence ATGACCCGTATCGGAACTCCATTGTCGCCAACCGCGACCCGCGTATTGCTGTGTGGCTGTGGTGAGTTGGGCAAGGAGGTGGTGATCGAGTTGCAACGCTTGGGCGTTGAAGTGATTGCCGTCGATCGCTACGCCAATGCGCCGGCCATGCAAGTCGCCCATCGCAGCCATGTGATCAACATGCTCGACGGCGCAGCCCTGCGTGCCGTGATCGAAGCCGAGAAACCGCACTTCATCGTGCCGGAAATCGAAGCCATCGCCACCGTGACCCTGGTGGAGCTGGAGTCCGAAGGCTTCACTGTGATCCCGACCGCTCGCGCCGCACAGCTGACCATGAACCGCGAAGGCATCCGTCGCCTGGCCGCTGAAGAGCTGGGCCTGCCGACGTCGCCGTACTACTTCGCCGACACCTTCGAGGACTACAACAAGGCTGTCGAAGATCTGGGGTTCCCATGCGTGGTCAAACCGGTCATGAGTTCCTCGGGCAAAGGCCAGAGCCTGCTGCGCAGCGTCGATGACGTTCAGAAGGCCTGGGATTACGCTCAAGAAGGTGGCCGCGCCGGTAAAGGCCGCGTGATCATCGAAGGCTTCATCGACTTCGACTACGAAATTACCCTGCTGACCGTGCGTCACGTTGGCGGTACCACGTTCTGCGCACCGGTTGGCCATCGCCAGGAAAAAGGTGACTACCAGGAATCCTGGCAGCCACAAGCCATGAGCCCGGTTGCGCTGGCTGAATCCGAGCGCGTTGCCAAAGCGGTGACCGAAGCCTTGGGTGGCCGTGGTTTGTTTGGCGTCGAACTGTTCATCAAAGGTGATCAGGTCTGGTTCAGCGAAGTATCGCCGCGCCCGCATGACACCGGTCTAGTGACCCTGATTTCCCAGGACCTGTCGCAGTTCGCGCTGCACGCACGGGCAATCCTGGGCCTGCCGATCCCATTGATTCGTCAGTTCGGGTCTTCGGCTTCGGCGGTGATTCTGGTGGAAGGGCAGTCGACTCAGACCGCATTCGCCAATTTAGGCGCTGCGCTGAGCGAGCCGGATACGGCGTTGCGTCTGTTCGGCAAGCCTGAGGTCAATGGCCAGCGCCGGATGGGTGTGGCGTTGGCGCGTGATGAGTCGATCGAGGCCGCACGGGCGAAAGCGACCCGTGCTTCTCAGGCTGTTGTTGTAGAGCTGTAA
- a CDS encoding preQ0 transporter, whose amino-acid sequence MFFLIAYISSVVLINYAFSSAPHLDIIWSAWGGLVFVLRDMVQTRFGHGAIAAMLVALILSYVTSDPSIALASAIAFAVSEGIDWLVFSISKRPLHDRLWISSALSIPLDTFIFFGMIDAFTPAVILTAMGSKFAGVTVVWLIMAWRLRNQAVVS is encoded by the coding sequence ATGTTCTTCCTGATCGCCTACATCAGCAGCGTCGTGCTGATCAACTACGCTTTTTCCTCCGCCCCGCACCTGGACATCATCTGGTCGGCCTGGGGTGGTCTGGTGTTCGTGCTGCGCGACATGGTGCAAACCCGCTTTGGCCACGGCGCGATCGCGGCGATGTTGGTGGCGTTGATACTGTCCTACGTCACTTCCGACCCGTCCATCGCACTGGCCAGTGCCATCGCATTCGCCGTGTCCGAGGGCATCGACTGGCTGGTGTTCAGCATTTCCAAGCGTCCATTGCATGATCGCCTGTGGATAAGTTCGGCGCTGAGCATCCCGCTGGACACCTTCATCTTCTTCGGCATGATCGATGCATTCACTCCGGCCGTGATCCTCACCGCCATGGGCTCGAAGTTCGCCGGTGTGACAGTCGTATGGTTGATCATGGCCTGGCGCTTGCGTAATCAGGCCGTCGTCAGCTGA
- a CDS encoding DUF1289 domain-containing protein, protein MSIIERPVPSPCVSICALDEDDICTGCQRTVEEITRWSRMDNAERRKVLGLCHERAKSSGLIWMLPSKSDS, encoded by the coding sequence ATGAGCATCATTGAACGACCCGTCCCGTCGCCGTGCGTGAGCATTTGTGCGCTGGATGAGGATGACATTTGCACCGGGTGTCAGCGCACGGTGGAAGAAATCACCCGTTGGAGCCGGATGGACAACGCAGAGCGGCGCAAGGTGTTGGGGTTGTGTCATGAGCGGGCGAAGTCGAGTGGGTTGATCTGGATGTTGCCTTCCAAGTCCGATTCCTGA
- a CDS encoding gamma carbonic anhydrase family protein: protein MKYRLGDARVDTHPQSWVAPNAVLVGKVKLEEGANVWFSAVLRGDNELILIGKNSNVQDGTVMHTDMGYPLTIGTGVTIGHNAMLHGCTVGDYSLIGINAVILNGAKIGKNCIIGANSLIGEGKEIPDGSLVMGSPGKVVRELTEPQKKMLEASAAHYVHNSQRYARDLVEQEE, encoded by the coding sequence ATGAAATACCGCCTGGGCGACGCCCGCGTCGACACCCATCCGCAGAGTTGGGTTGCACCCAATGCCGTGCTAGTGGGCAAGGTCAAGCTGGAAGAGGGCGCCAACGTCTGGTTCAGCGCCGTGTTGCGTGGCGACAACGAATTGATCCTGATCGGCAAGAACAGCAACGTGCAGGACGGCACCGTGATGCACACCGACATGGGCTACCCGCTGACCATTGGCACTGGCGTGACCATCGGCCACAACGCCATGCTCCACGGCTGCACGGTGGGCGATTACAGCCTGATCGGTATCAACGCGGTGATTCTCAACGGCGCGAAAATCGGCAAGAACTGCATTATCGGCGCCAACTCGCTGATCGGCGAGGGCAAGGAGATTCCGGATGGTTCGCTGGTCATGGGCTCACCGGGCAAAGTCGTACGTGAGTTGACCGAGCCGCAAAAGAAGATGCTCGAAGCCAGCGCTGCGCACTATGTGCATAACTCGCAGCGTTATGCCCGCGATCTGGTCGAGCAGGAAGAATGA
- a CDS encoding CoA pyrophosphatase, whose product MLDELLHRVSNHTPRTLETDRRFPEAAVLLPITRSDEPELVLTLRASGLSTHGGEVAFPGGRRDPEDPDLIFTALREAEEEIGLPPGLVEVIGPLSPLISLHGIKVTPYVGVIPDFVEYQANDAEIAAVFSVPLEFFRKDPREHTHRIDYQGHSWYVPSYRYGEYKIWGLTAIMIVELINLLYDTKISLHQPPKSFIKT is encoded by the coding sequence ATGCTGGACGAGCTACTGCACCGGGTAAGCAATCACACGCCGCGTACGCTGGAAACCGACCGACGTTTCCCCGAGGCCGCGGTATTGTTGCCCATCACGCGCAGTGACGAACCGGAGCTGGTCCTGACCCTTCGCGCCAGCGGGCTCTCGACCCATGGCGGCGAAGTCGCCTTCCCCGGCGGTCGACGCGACCCCGAAGACCCTGACCTGATTTTTACCGCCCTGCGCGAAGCCGAAGAAGAAATCGGCCTGCCGCCGGGGCTGGTCGAAGTGATCGGCCCGCTGAGCCCGCTGATCTCCCTGCACGGCATCAAGGTCACGCCCTATGTTGGCGTCATTCCGGATTTCGTCGAATACCAAGCCAACGATGCCGAGATCGCCGCGGTGTTCAGCGTGCCGCTGGAGTTCTTTCGCAAGGACCCGCGCGAGCACACCCACCGCATCGATTACCAGGGCCACAGTTGGTACGTGCCGAGCTACCGCTATGGCGAGTACAAGATCTGGGGGCTGACGGCGATCATGATCGTCGAATTGATCAACCTGCTCTATGACACGAAAATCAGTCTGCATCAGCCGCCCAAAAGTTTTATCAAAACTTGA
- a CDS encoding NUDIX hydrolase has translation MKFCSQCGNPVTQRIPEGDSRLRFVCDSCHTIHYQNPNIVAGCVPTWGSKVLLCRRAIEPRLGYWTLPAGFMENGETIEQAAIRETAEEACARVRNLSIYTLIDVPHISQVHVFFRAELVDLDFSAGPESLEVQLFEEADIPWSELAFRTVGRTLEYFFADRRTEVYPVRSESIPPLVQPAII, from the coding sequence ATGAAATTTTGCAGCCAATGCGGCAACCCGGTGACCCAGCGCATTCCCGAAGGCGATTCGCGCCTGCGTTTTGTCTGCGATAGCTGTCATACCATCCATTACCAGAACCCCAATATTGTCGCCGGTTGTGTGCCGACCTGGGGTTCGAAGGTGTTGCTGTGCCGTCGCGCCATCGAGCCACGGCTCGGTTACTGGACCCTGCCCGCCGGGTTCATGGAAAACGGTGAGACCATCGAGCAGGCCGCCATTCGCGAGACTGCCGAAGAAGCCTGCGCCCGGGTCCGCAACCTGAGCATCTATACGCTGATCGACGTGCCACACATCAGCCAGGTGCATGTATTTTTTCGCGCAGAGCTGGTGGACCTGGATTTTTCCGCGGGCCCCGAGAGCCTGGAAGTGCAGCTGTTCGAAGAAGCCGATATTCCTTGGAGCGAACTGGCTTTCCGTACAGTGGGCCGTACCTTAGAATACTTCTTCGCAGACCGGCGGACCGAGGTCTACCCCGTGCGGTCCGAATCGATCCCGCCGCTGGTCCAGCCTGCCATCATTTAA
- a CDS encoding murein L,D-transpeptidase family protein: MRWLLALFCLSFVAVTQASSAETLDGRVIEKVLVLKSAHQLQLINDGKPIKTYRISLGKRPKGPKLMEGDKRTPEGFYWVDWRKISDRFNLAMHISYPNISDSARARREGVEPGGMIMIHGTPDTEDNPEDLFHTLDWTDGCIAMRNMDMREVWGLVPDGTMIEIRP; encoded by the coding sequence ATGCGCTGGTTGCTTGCTCTTTTTTGCTTATCGTTCGTCGCTGTCACCCAGGCTTCCTCCGCGGAAACGCTGGACGGCAGGGTCATCGAAAAAGTTCTGGTTCTCAAATCAGCCCATCAATTGCAATTGATCAATGATGGCAAGCCGATCAAGACCTATCGCATTTCCCTGGGCAAACGCCCCAAGGGGCCGAAGCTGATGGAGGGCGACAAACGCACCCCCGAAGGCTTCTATTGGGTGGACTGGCGCAAGATCAGCGACCGTTTCAACCTGGCGATGCACATTTCCTACCCTAATATCAGCGACTCCGCCCGCGCCCGGCGCGAAGGCGTCGAGCCTGGCGGCATGATCATGATCCATGGCACACCGGACACTGAAGACAACCCCGAAGACTTGTTCCATACGCTGGACTGGACTGACGGCTGCATCGCCATGCGCAACATGGACATGCGCGAGGTTTGGGGGTTGGTACCGGATGGGACGATGATCGAGATTCGTCCGTAA
- a CDS encoding YqfO family protein, which translates to MYKLSFFVPASHVEVVKSAVFAAGGGRIGAYDHCAWQVFGLGQFRPLDGSQPFIGEAGQVEQVEEWKVELVVSDELIRAVVVALKESHPYETPAYEVWRLEDF; encoded by the coding sequence GTGTACAAGCTCAGTTTTTTTGTTCCGGCCAGTCATGTCGAGGTGGTCAAGAGTGCTGTGTTCGCTGCCGGTGGCGGGCGGATCGGGGCTTATGATCACTGTGCGTGGCAGGTGTTCGGGTTGGGTCAGTTTCGTCCACTGGATGGCAGTCAGCCGTTTATTGGTGAAGCGGGGCAGGTCGAGCAGGTTGAGGAATGGAAGGTTGAGCTTGTGGTCAGCGATGAGTTGATTCGGGCGGTGGTGGTGGCTCTCAAAGAGAGCCATCCCTATGAGACGCCGGCTTACGAGGTGTGGCGGTTGGAGGATTTCTGA